The proteins below are encoded in one region of Longimicrobium sp.:
- a CDS encoding mercuric reductase, with amino-acid sequence MERYDLAVIGGGTAGLVSAAVSAGIGARTALVEQHRLGGECLWTGCVPSKALIRSASVLHTLRRAADFGIDVESGRADFAAVMERVQAIIHRIEPHDSPERFRGMGVDVIEGRARFVSPEEVTVAGRRIRSKRWIIATGSRTAVPPIPGLADAGYQTHETLWELRALPESLLVLGAGPIGIEMAQAFARLGSRVTVIDMAPRVLEREDPEISAVLHRQLEREGIALRLSATATSVRVEDGMKVAAIRTSTGEMEVRAAEILVATGRRANVEEMGLDALGVELAENGIAVDGALRTSTSNAWAAGDVVGPYRFTHVADYQARIAAPNALFPIRRKVDYRVVPWCTYTEPEVARVGLTEDEARAEWGEKAGVFRYDHDSLDRALCDGEPEGLTKLVLDPKGRIVGAHVVGPRAGETIHEAVLAVRHRLKLSDLSGMIHVYPTYPESLRRTADAYLRAKYSGGLARRVADLAVRWLV; translated from the coding sequence GTGGAGCGCTACGACCTGGCGGTGATCGGGGGCGGGACGGCGGGGCTGGTGTCGGCGGCGGTCTCCGCGGGGATCGGCGCGCGGACGGCGCTGGTCGAGCAGCACCGGCTCGGCGGCGAGTGCCTGTGGACCGGCTGCGTGCCCTCCAAGGCCCTCATCCGCTCCGCCTCCGTGCTCCACACCCTCCGCCGCGCCGCGGACTTCGGCATCGACGTGGAGAGCGGCCGCGCCGACTTCGCGGCGGTGATGGAACGCGTGCAGGCCATCATCCACCGCATCGAGCCGCACGACTCGCCCGAGCGCTTCCGCGGCATGGGCGTGGACGTGATCGAGGGCCGCGCGCGTTTCGTCTCCCCCGAAGAGGTCACCGTCGCCGGCCGCCGCATCCGCTCCAAGCGCTGGATCATCGCCACGGGATCGCGCACCGCGGTGCCACCCATCCCCGGGCTCGCGGACGCGGGCTACCAGACACACGAGACGCTGTGGGAGCTGCGCGCCCTCCCCGAATCGCTCCTCGTCCTCGGCGCGGGGCCGATCGGGATCGAGATGGCGCAGGCCTTCGCCCGCCTGGGCTCGCGCGTGACGGTGATCGACATGGCGCCCCGCGTGCTGGAGCGCGAGGACCCCGAGATCTCCGCCGTGCTCCATCGCCAGCTCGAGCGCGAGGGGATCGCCCTCCGCCTCTCCGCGACGGCGACATCGGTGCGGGTGGAGGACGGGATGAAGGTCGCGGCGATCCGCACCTCCACCGGGGAGATGGAGGTGCGCGCGGCGGAGATCCTGGTGGCCACCGGGCGCCGCGCGAACGTGGAGGAGATGGGGCTCGATGCGCTCGGCGTAGAGCTCGCGGAGAACGGGATAGCGGTCGACGGCGCGCTGCGCACCTCCACCTCCAACGCCTGGGCCGCGGGGGACGTCGTCGGCCCCTACCGCTTCACCCACGTGGCCGACTACCAGGCCCGCATCGCCGCGCCGAACGCGCTCTTCCCCATCCGCCGCAAGGTGGACTACCGCGTCGTGCCGTGGTGCACCTACACCGAACCCGAGGTTGCGCGCGTGGGGCTCACCGAGGACGAGGCGCGTGCCGAGTGGGGTGAGAAGGCGGGCGTCTTCCGCTACGACCACGACTCGCTCGACCGCGCGCTCTGCGACGGCGAGCCGGAGGGACTGACCAAGCTCGTGCTCGATCCGAAGGGGCGCATCGTCGGCGCGCACGTCGTCGGCCCACGCGCGGGAGAGACCATCCACGAGGCCGTCCTGGCCGTCCGTCATCGCCTGAAACTGTCCGACCTGTCCGGGATGATCCACGTCTATCCCACCTACCCCGAGTCCCTCCGCCGCACCGCCGACGCCTACCTGCGCGCGAAATACTCCGGCGGCCTCGCCCGCCGCGTCGCCGACCTCGCCGTCCGCTGGCTGGTGTGA
- a CDS encoding dihydrofolate reductase family protein: MRTVTYGAACSLDHYLARSDGAVDWLHWSKEAGDIMGAYWKTVDTILMGRKTYEVSMANAPAGGGGGGMKGYVFSRTMTEPPAGGMELVTGDAAEFVRDLKSRPGKGICVMGGGDFARTLFEADLIDEVGANVHPVLLGSGIPLFQPFGRQLDLELVENRTLPGGCAYLLYRVKR, from the coding sequence ATGCGAACGGTCACCTACGGCGCGGCGTGCAGCCTGGACCACTACCTCGCGCGCAGCGACGGCGCGGTCGACTGGCTGCACTGGAGCAAGGAGGCCGGCGACATCATGGGCGCCTACTGGAAGACCGTCGACACCATCCTGATGGGGCGGAAGACGTACGAGGTGTCGATGGCGAACGCGCCGGCGGGCGGAGGAGGCGGGGGGATGAAGGGCTACGTCTTCTCCCGCACGATGACCGAGCCGCCCGCCGGGGGGATGGAGCTGGTGACGGGCGACGCCGCCGAGTTCGTGCGCGACCTCAAGTCGCGGCCCGGCAAGGGGATCTGCGTCATGGGCGGCGGCGACTTCGCCCGCACGCTGTTCGAGGCCGACCTGATCGACGAGGTGGGCGCCAACGTGCACCCGGTGCTGCTCGGCTCGGGGATCCCCCTCTTCCAGCCCTTCGGCCGCCAGCTCGACCTGGAGCTGGTCGAGAACCGCACCCTCCCCGGCGGCTGCGCCTACCTGCTGTACCGGGTAAAGCGGTGA
- a CDS encoding PBP1A family penicillin-binding protein, producing MAVTWKRFDTELWRGRAERAWARLKEAWADRGERKIVIGLGLVSLASCTTGAAAAAWTRACSGTCPTAEQVQDFAPRQASQVLDARGGLLGSFYRERRTLVNIRTLPRYVPMAFVAIEDQRFFKHEGVDPVRVLGAIRDNVIGGFGSTGGSTITMQLARNMFPQQLPPNEKSVRRKLAEVKLALEMERSLSKQRILELYINHIYLGAGAYGVEAAARTYFNKPASQLSITEAATIAGLPQAPSAYNPREHPDRAQRRRDRVLDRMAEMGVITAEQAARAKAEPLVLPPPKGAIRAPYFVEAVRRELEARFGELLYTGGLKIYTGIDPVLQTTAEQALEQQLRAIEHGQYGGYSHVSYERFTQRLKPGEPVTFTPYLQGVVVVLDPGTGVVRALVGGRDFTQSQFNRATQALRQPGSSFKPFVYAAALEHGRSPGYEVADEPISIPTGDGTYWTPKNYDGRYSGYISMRTGLKFSKNMVAIRLGREVGIEAVRSMAARAGIETRIPGYPSVYIGSAAVYPVDLIAAYATFENGGYRVPPRYVVRVEDHQGRLLWQPPQYPEPTVDPAVAWLMTDMMREVVDHGTGYPARDPGVGGLSYDIPAAGKTGTTNDNTDVWFVGFTPDLLAGVWIGMDNPQTILPGATGGVLAVPIWAKVMRRFYFGRKPPEAWKRPESVVARRMAGGRILSPDCPWGGVIDYFAAKYAPEPSCPAPRNDEPQFIDPTPELPGRPVFPGQPKVPRPEDFVKPQAAPKP from the coding sequence ATGGCGGTCACCTGGAAGCGGTTCGATACGGAGCTGTGGCGCGGCCGCGCCGAGCGCGCGTGGGCGCGGCTGAAGGAGGCGTGGGCCGACCGCGGCGAGCGCAAGATCGTGATCGGCCTGGGCCTGGTGAGCCTGGCCAGCTGCACCACCGGCGCGGCCGCCGCGGCGTGGACGCGCGCCTGCTCGGGCACCTGCCCCACGGCCGAGCAGGTGCAGGACTTCGCGCCGCGGCAGGCCAGCCAGGTGCTGGACGCGCGCGGCGGGCTGCTGGGCTCGTTCTACCGCGAGCGGCGCACGCTGGTGAACATCCGCACGCTGCCGCGCTACGTGCCCATGGCCTTCGTGGCCATCGAGGACCAGCGCTTCTTCAAGCACGAGGGCGTGGACCCGGTGCGCGTGCTGGGCGCCATCCGCGACAACGTGATCGGCGGCTTCGGCAGCACGGGCGGCAGCACCATCACCATGCAGCTGGCCCGCAACATGTTCCCCCAGCAGCTGCCGCCCAACGAAAAGAGCGTGCGCCGCAAGCTGGCCGAGGTCAAGCTGGCGCTGGAGATGGAGCGCTCGCTGAGCAAGCAGCGCATCCTCGAGCTGTACATCAACCACATCTACCTGGGCGCCGGCGCCTACGGCGTCGAGGCGGCGGCGCGCACCTACTTCAACAAGCCGGCGTCGCAGCTCTCCATCACCGAGGCCGCGACCATCGCCGGGCTGCCGCAGGCGCCCAGCGCCTACAACCCGCGCGAGCACCCCGACCGCGCCCAGCGCCGCCGCGACCGCGTGCTCGACCGCATGGCCGAGATGGGGGTGATCACCGCCGAGCAGGCGGCGCGCGCCAAGGCCGAGCCGCTGGTGCTTCCGCCGCCCAAGGGGGCCATCCGCGCGCCGTACTTCGTGGAGGCCGTGCGCCGCGAGCTGGAGGCGCGCTTCGGCGAGCTGCTGTACACGGGCGGGCTGAAGATCTACACGGGGATCGACCCCGTCCTGCAGACGACGGCCGAGCAGGCGCTGGAGCAGCAGCTGCGGGCCATCGAGCACGGCCAGTACGGCGGCTACTCGCACGTGAGCTACGAGCGCTTCACCCAGCGCCTGAAGCCTGGCGAGCCGGTGACCTTCACGCCGTACCTGCAGGGCGTCGTCGTCGTCCTGGACCCGGGGACGGGCGTCGTCCGCGCGCTCGTGGGCGGGCGCGACTTCACCCAGAGCCAGTTCAACCGGGCCACGCAGGCGCTGCGGCAGCCGGGGTCCAGCTTCAAGCCGTTCGTATACGCCGCGGCGCTGGAGCACGGCCGCAGCCCGGGGTACGAGGTGGCCGACGAGCCCATCTCCATCCCCACGGGAGACGGGACGTACTGGACGCCCAAGAACTACGACGGGCGGTACAGCGGCTACATCTCCATGCGCACGGGGCTCAAGTTCTCCAAGAACATGGTGGCCATCCGCCTGGGGCGCGAGGTGGGGATCGAGGCGGTGCGGAGCATGGCCGCGCGCGCGGGGATCGAGACGCGCATCCCCGGCTATCCCTCGGTCTACATCGGCTCGGCGGCGGTGTACCCCGTGGACCTGATCGCCGCGTACGCCACGTTCGAGAACGGGGGATACCGCGTGCCGCCGCGCTACGTCGTTCGCGTGGAGGACCACCAGGGGCGCCTCCTCTGGCAGCCGCCGCAGTACCCGGAGCCGACGGTGGACCCGGCGGTGGCCTGGCTGATGACGGACATGATGCGCGAGGTGGTGGACCACGGCACCGGCTATCCCGCGCGTGACCCGGGCGTGGGCGGGCTGAGCTACGACATCCCCGCCGCGGGGAAGACGGGGACGACGAACGACAACACCGACGTCTGGTTCGTGGGCTTCACGCCCGACCTGCTCGCCGGCGTGTGGATCGGGATGGACAACCCGCAGACCATCCTCCCCGGCGCCACCGGCGGCGTGCTGGCGGTGCCGATCTGGGCCAAGGTGATGCGGCGCTTCTACTTCGGGCGCAAGCCGCCGGAGGCGTGGAAGCGGCCGGAGAGCGTGGTGGCGCGGCGGATGGCGGGCGGGCGCATCCTGTCGCCGGACTGCCCGTGGGGCGGGGTGATCGACTACTTCGCGGCGAAGTACGCGCCCGAGCCCAGCTGCCCGGCGCCGCGCAACGACGAGCCGCAGTTCATCGACCCCACGCCGGAGCTGCCCGGGCGGCCGGTGTTCCCCGGCCAGCCCAAGGTGCCGCGCCCCGAGGACTTCGTGAAGCCGCAGGCCGCGCCCAAGCCGTAG
- a CDS encoding PBP1A family penicillin-binding protein — translation MKRKLKIALLAVAALAVVGFGWLWFAPCGFGGCAPVTELEKFDAEGSQLMDLNGRPFATLGAGSRRVVPLDSLPRYLPQAFLAVEDRRFFDHGGVDWKRFMGALFKNVKSGGVEEGGSTITMQLARNLFPRALPYRERSMRRKLMEIRVARQIERRFDKDKILELYLNHIYLGEGSYGVDAAAREYFGKPATRLTLAEAAVLGGLPVSPSRINPRADREAALARRNLVLRQMAKSGFITREQAEGAIREPLRLSRGGRTGQVANAWYVERVRRELVDALGEADNTAGLRVFTAFDPVAQRAAEEEVARQARAIESGAFGTFRHDTYAKTRGTTTEEGDTPYLQGTAIVMDASSGEVHALVGGRDYDDSKFDRVFQAVRQPGSAFKPFVYLAALERGIPPSQVYQDQPVQIQLTGGRTWQPRNYTGTYAGPMTLRDALAQSKNTVTVQVAQEVGMEDVIRAARDLGISTPISSLPSTALGAAEVRPLELVRAFAAFDNGGSLVEPHLVRRVEDENGTIIWQREETEAHQALQPEEAFVLTSMLRDVVDRGTATPVRGAGFRGPAAGKTGTTNGATDVWFVGYTPDLVASVWFGFDRPETIVPNASGGTLAAPVWARIMTRIYQHRRMPGEWPVPPGVVTEQVDRRTGLAMDGTCPGSGETYTEYFIHSVPLRQQCYPIAPYPSDTGWTDAEGGAWAYEDSAGMTDLERRGIYWPELEEKRRREAAGAPPSPPLAGSVEDPGAAAVGSGAYPSTSRTGTTGRTRTPISPPPLAGEPVTDGRRDQTTSRPRRAPRVLGEPVGNAGGDGGSTSGTGGGSSGGASPPPPAPPDTSGGGA, via the coding sequence ATGAAACGCAAGCTCAAGATCGCGCTCCTCGCCGTGGCGGCGCTGGCGGTAGTCGGCTTCGGCTGGCTCTGGTTCGCCCCGTGCGGCTTCGGCGGATGCGCGCCGGTGACGGAGCTGGAGAAGTTCGACGCAGAGGGCTCGCAGCTGATGGACCTGAACGGCCGCCCCTTCGCCACGCTGGGCGCCGGAAGCCGCCGCGTGGTTCCGCTCGACTCGCTCCCGCGCTACCTCCCCCAGGCCTTCCTGGCCGTGGAGGACCGGCGCTTCTTCGACCACGGCGGGGTGGACTGGAAGCGCTTCATGGGCGCGCTGTTCAAGAACGTGAAGTCCGGCGGCGTGGAGGAGGGCGGCAGCACCATCACCATGCAGCTGGCCCGCAACCTCTTCCCCCGCGCGCTGCCGTACCGCGAGCGCTCCATGCGGCGCAAGCTGATGGAGATCCGCGTGGCGCGGCAGATCGAGCGGCGCTTCGACAAGGACAAGATCCTGGAGCTCTACCTCAACCACATCTACCTGGGCGAGGGCTCCTACGGCGTGGACGCGGCCGCGCGCGAGTACTTCGGCAAGCCCGCCACGCGCCTGACCCTGGCCGAGGCCGCGGTGCTGGGCGGCCTCCCCGTCTCGCCGTCGCGCATCAACCCGCGCGCCGACCGCGAGGCGGCGCTGGCGCGCAGGAACCTGGTGCTGCGGCAGATGGCGAAGTCCGGCTTCATCACCCGGGAGCAGGCCGAGGGCGCCATCCGCGAGCCGCTCCGCCTCTCGCGCGGCGGGCGGACGGGGCAGGTGGCCAACGCGTGGTACGTGGAGCGCGTGCGCCGCGAGCTGGTGGACGCGCTGGGCGAGGCCGACAACACCGCCGGCCTGCGCGTGTTCACCGCCTTCGACCCCGTGGCCCAGCGCGCGGCCGAGGAAGAGGTGGCCCGGCAGGCGCGGGCGATCGAGTCGGGCGCGTTCGGCACCTTCCGCCACGACACCTACGCGAAGACCAGGGGGACGACGACGGAGGAGGGCGACACGCCGTACCTGCAGGGCACGGCCATCGTGATGGACGCCTCGAGCGGCGAGGTGCACGCCCTGGTGGGCGGGCGCGACTACGACGACAGCAAGTTCGACCGCGTCTTCCAGGCGGTGCGGCAGCCCGGCTCGGCGTTCAAGCCGTTCGTCTACCTGGCCGCGCTGGAGCGGGGGATCCCCCCCAGCCAGGTGTACCAGGACCAGCCGGTGCAGATCCAGCTCACCGGCGGGCGCACCTGGCAGCCGCGCAACTACACGGGAACGTACGCGGGGCCGATGACGCTGCGCGACGCGCTGGCGCAGTCGAAGAACACGGTGACGGTGCAGGTGGCGCAGGAGGTGGGGATGGAGGACGTGATCCGCGCCGCGCGCGACCTGGGGATCAGCACGCCCATCTCCTCCCTCCCCTCCACCGCGCTGGGGGCGGCGGAGGTGAGGCCGCTGGAGCTGGTGCGCGCCTTCGCCGCGTTCGACAACGGGGGATCGCTGGTCGAGCCGCACCTGGTGCGCCGGGTGGAGGACGAGAACGGCACCATCATCTGGCAGCGCGAGGAGACGGAGGCGCACCAGGCGCTGCAGCCCGAGGAGGCCTTCGTCCTCACCTCCATGCTGCGCGACGTGGTGGACCGGGGGACGGCCACGCCGGTGCGCGGCGCGGGCTTCCGCGGCCCCGCGGCGGGGAAGACGGGGACCACCAACGGCGCGACGGACGTCTGGTTCGTGGGCTACACGCCGGACCTGGTGGCCTCGGTCTGGTTCGGCTTCGACCGGCCGGAGACCATCGTTCCCAACGCCAGCGGGGGGACGCTGGCGGCGCCGGTGTGGGCGCGCATCATGACCCGCATCTACCAGCACCGCCGCATGCCGGGCGAGTGGCCGGTGCCCCCCGGCGTGGTCACCGAGCAGGTGGACCGGCGGACGGGGCTGGCGATGGACGGCACCTGCCCGGGGAGCGGGGAGACGTATACCGAGTACTTCATCCACTCCGTCCCGCTGCGCCAGCAGTGCTACCCGATCGCCCCCTACCCGTCGGACACGGGGTGGACGGACGCGGAGGGCGGCGCCTGGGCGTACGAGGACTCGGCGGGGATGACGGACCTGGAGCGCCGCGGGATCTACTGGCCCGAGCTGGAGGAGAAGCGCCGCCGCGAGGCCGCCGGCGCGCCGCCGTCTCCCCCGCTGGCCGGCAGCGTGGAGGACCCGGGCGCGGCGGCCGTCGGCAGCGGCGCGTATCCCTCCACCTCGCGCACGGGAACGACGGGGCGGACGCGCACCCCCATCTCCCCACCGCCGCTTGCGGGAGAGCCGGTGACGGATGGACGGCGGGATCAGACGACGTCTCGCCCGCGCCGCGCGCCGCGGGTGCTGGGCGAGCCGGTGGGGAACGCGGGGGGCGACGGCGGCTCGACGTCGGGGACGGGCGGCGGGAGCTCGGGAGGCGCATCGCCGCCCCCACCGGCGCCGCCGGACACCTCGGGCGGGGGCGCGTGA
- a CDS encoding aspartate aminotransferase family protein — protein sequence MGEVRLEGTGLPCVRVPPPGPESRRLAGELARWESPNVTYLADDFPVFWAEARGANVRDVDGNVYVDLTGAFAVAGPGHAHPRIVAAVQAQAAKLMHGMGDVHPPAIKVDLLRALAEVAPGELNRAVLASSGAEAVEAALKTAAIATGKPRVLAFHGGYHGLTYGALAASGREDFRAPFASQLPRTAVFAPYPYAYRSPFGGGADEVVEAALRWIEYLLDTPGTATEGIGAILVEPVQGRGGDVVPPDGFLPGLRRICNERGLLLICDEIYTGFGRTGRWFACEHWGVTPDILCVGKGMTGGMPFAACIGTDAVMEAWPKSTGEAIHTSTFLGHPLGCAAALASIAVLRDERLVERSAELGARIRRRLEEMTADHPRVGEVRGLGMMIGIELVRDRASREPAPELAGRVVVETLRRGVLTLGGGIHGNVISLSPPFVLTDEQADAALATLASVLDEL from the coding sequence ATGGGTGAGGTCCGGCTCGAGGGAACCGGGCTCCCCTGCGTGCGGGTGCCGCCGCCGGGGCCGGAGTCGCGGCGGTTGGCGGGGGAGCTGGCGCGCTGGGAATCGCCCAACGTCACCTACCTGGCCGACGACTTCCCCGTCTTCTGGGCCGAGGCCAGGGGCGCCAACGTCCGCGACGTCGACGGCAATGTCTACGTCGACCTGACCGGCGCCTTCGCCGTGGCCGGGCCCGGGCACGCGCACCCGCGCATCGTGGCCGCCGTGCAGGCGCAGGCGGCGAAGCTGATGCACGGCATGGGCGACGTGCATCCCCCCGCCATCAAGGTCGACCTCCTCCGCGCGCTCGCCGAGGTGGCGCCGGGGGAATTGAACCGCGCCGTGCTCGCCAGCTCCGGCGCGGAAGCCGTCGAGGCCGCCCTGAAGACGGCCGCGATCGCGACGGGGAAGCCGCGCGTGCTGGCCTTCCACGGTGGATACCACGGCCTGACCTACGGCGCGCTGGCCGCCAGCGGCCGCGAGGACTTCCGCGCGCCGTTCGCCTCGCAGCTCCCCCGCACCGCCGTCTTCGCGCCGTATCCGTACGCCTACCGCTCTCCGTTCGGCGGCGGCGCGGACGAGGTGGTCGAGGCGGCGCTGCGCTGGATCGAGTACCTGCTCGACACACCGGGGACCGCGACGGAGGGGATCGGCGCCATCCTCGTGGAGCCGGTACAGGGCCGCGGCGGCGACGTGGTGCCGCCGGACGGCTTCCTTCCCGGCCTGCGCCGCATCTGCAACGAACGCGGGCTGCTCCTCATCTGCGACGAGATCTACACCGGCTTCGGGCGGACGGGGCGCTGGTTCGCGTGCGAGCACTGGGGCGTTACGCCCGACATCCTCTGCGTGGGCAAGGGGATGACGGGGGGGATGCCGTTCGCCGCGTGCATCGGCACCGACGCGGTGATGGAGGCGTGGCCGAAGTCCACCGGCGAGGCGATCCACACCTCGACCTTCCTCGGCCACCCGCTCGGCTGCGCGGCCGCGCTCGCCTCCATCGCCGTGCTGCGCGACGAGCGGCTGGTGGAGCGCTCGGCGGAGCTCGGCGCGCGCATCAGGCGGCGGCTGGAGGAGATGACGGCCGATCACCCCCGCGTCGGCGAGGTGCGGGGATTGGGGATGATGATCGGGATCGAGCTCGTCCGCGATCGCGCGAGCCGCGAGCCCGCCCCGGAGCTCGCCGGCCGCGTGGTGGTCGAGACGCTGCGGCGCGGCGTGCTGACGCTGGGCGGCGGGATCCACGGCAACGTCATCTCCCTGTCCCCGCCCTTCGTCCTCACCGACGAGCAGGCCGACGCCGCCCTCGCGACCCTCGCATCCGTGCTGGACGAACTATGA
- a CDS encoding GNAT family N-acetyltransferase, whose protein sequence is MNDSPAVVMELATLGDEDVLAELMREFYAHEGIDYQRARARDAFRTLVADPALGRVWLFRVGADVVGYTVVTVCFSLEFAGRYALVDELYVREGWRGRGIGARAIELVAEASRELGVAAVRLEVDVENARAMALYQRLGFELQDRYMMSRWLTG, encoded by the coding sequence ATGAACGATTCGCCGGCGGTTGTGATGGAGCTCGCCACGCTCGGCGACGAGGACGTGCTGGCGGAGCTGATGCGCGAGTTCTATGCGCACGAGGGGATCGACTACCAGCGGGCGCGGGCGCGCGATGCGTTCCGCACGCTGGTGGCCGATCCCGCGCTCGGGCGCGTCTGGCTCTTCCGCGTCGGCGCCGACGTCGTCGGCTACACGGTGGTGACGGTGTGCTTCTCGCTGGAGTTCGCGGGGCGGTACGCGCTGGTCGACGAACTGTACGTGCGCGAGGGGTGGCGCGGCCGCGGCATCGGCGCGCGGGCGATCGAGCTGGTGGCCGAGGCGTCCCGCGAGCTGGGCGTCGCCGCCGTGCGGCTGGAGGTGGACGTGGAGAACGCGCGGGCGATGGCGCTCTACCAGCGCCTGGGCTTCGAGCTCCAGGACCGCTACATGATGAGCCGGTGGCTGACAGGGTGA